The Bacteroidota bacterium genome contains a region encoding:
- a CDS encoding glycoside hydrolase family 3 C-terminal domain-containing protein, with protein sequence MLHVTLLLILFPFFVGWWHPTEKPSEYEFKDPALPLDVRINDLISRLTLEQKASMMLYNSPAIDNLGIPAYNWWNECLHGVARAGKATVFPQAIGLAATFDDSLIYRVAAVISSEARAKFNVAAAKNNRAQYAGLSFWAPNINIFRDPRWGRGQETYGEDPFLTSRLGVAFVRGLQGEDPKYLKAAACAKHFAVHSGPENIRHKFNALPEERDFRETYLLAFKSLVDAKVEAVMCAYNRLYDLPCCGSPYLLYDILRKEWSFKGHIVSDCWAPDDFFKTHKVVKTEVEAAAMAANAGVNLNCGYTYKVLPDAVKQGLVTENTIDSILRPLLRTRFRLGLFDPDSLNPYSAIDPAIVDCDKHRQLAYEAAAKSIVLLKNNGILPLRGDTLKKIYVTGPTATDVFALVGNYNGWSGNMVTFLEGITQRVDAGTIVDYLQGCRLYAKKDHYYGFWEARMADVTIAFMGLTRMLEGEEGEAIMTRTGGDRPDIALPENQVEFIRQMRDKIKDKPLIVVLTGGSAVAIPEILQLADAVLMAWYPGEEGGTALADVLFGDVNPSGRLPVTFYRSVKDLPPFDDYRMQGRTYRYFIGKPEFEFGFGLSYTTFDYKNANTDRTEVTGNDFINLNVILSNSGKYDGEEVIQVYGKKIDPVFFRPVKTLIGFQRVNIRKGEIKEVVIPLDISKLSYWDVEAQQYAVEPGKYEVQIGASSADIRLRTEINIR encoded by the coding sequence ATGCTCCATGTTACACTGTTATTAATTCTTTTCCCTTTTTTTGTTGGATGGTGGCATCCAACAGAAAAACCTTCAGAATACGAATTTAAGGATCCTGCTTTACCTCTTGACGTCAGGATCAACGACCTGATATCCAGGCTTACGCTGGAGCAGAAAGCGTCGATGATGCTTTACAACAGTCCAGCTATCGACAACCTGGGCATTCCGGCCTACAACTGGTGGAATGAATGTCTGCATGGTGTAGCCAGGGCTGGCAAAGCCACGGTGTTCCCTCAGGCTATAGGGTTGGCCGCCACGTTCGATGACAGTCTCATTTACCGCGTGGCAGCGGTGATTTCGAGCGAAGCCCGCGCCAAGTTTAATGTGGCAGCAGCGAAAAACAACCGTGCCCAATATGCGGGGCTGAGCTTCTGGGCGCCCAACATCAATATTTTCCGCGATCCACGCTGGGGAAGGGGACAGGAGACCTATGGTGAAGACCCATTTTTGACATCCCGCCTGGGTGTGGCCTTTGTCAGGGGATTGCAGGGTGAGGATCCCAAGTATCTGAAAGCGGCCGCCTGCGCCAAACATTTTGCCGTCCACAGCGGTCCTGAGAATATACGTCATAAGTTCAATGCACTCCCTGAGGAAAGAGATTTCAGAGAGACCTACCTGCTGGCATTTAAGTCACTCGTGGATGCCAAAGTCGAAGCAGTCATGTGCGCCTATAACAGGCTTTATGACCTGCCCTGCTGTGGTAGCCCTTATCTTCTTTATGATATCCTGCGTAAGGAGTGGAGTTTTAAAGGCCATATCGTCTCCGATTGCTGGGCTCCCGATGACTTCTTTAAAACACATAAAGTAGTCAAAACCGAGGTGGAAGCTGCTGCCATGGCTGCCAATGCCGGTGTCAACCTCAATTGCGGGTATACTTATAAAGTTCTGCCGGATGCTGTGAAACAGGGATTGGTCACTGAAAACACCATTGATTCAATACTCAGGCCATTGCTGAGAACCCGTTTCAGGCTCGGTCTCTTCGATCCGGACTCATTGAATCCTTATTCGGCGATTGATCCTGCTATTGTCGATTGCGATAAACACCGGCAGCTGGCCTATGAAGCTGCCGCCAAATCCATCGTCCTGCTCAAAAACAACGGCATCCTGCCCCTGCGCGGCGATACGCTGAAAAAGATATATGTCACCGGTCCCACAGCCACCGACGTGTTTGCACTCGTCGGTAACTATAACGGATGGTCGGGTAACATGGTGACATTCCTCGAAGGCATCACGCAACGGGTGGATGCAGGGACGATCGTCGACTATTTGCAGGGATGCCGGCTGTATGCAAAAAAAGACCACTACTATGGTTTCTGGGAAGCCCGGATGGCTGATGTGACCATTGCCTTCATGGGCCTCACCCGAATGCTGGAAGGTGAGGAGGGTGAAGCCATCATGACCAGAACAGGTGGCGACAGGCCCGACATTGCACTGCCTGAAAACCAGGTGGAGTTCATTCGTCAGATGAGAGACAAGATAAAAGACAAACCCCTGATCGTCGTTCTCACCGGTGGCAGTGCAGTCGCCATTCCCGAGATACTTCAGCTCGCCGATGCCGTATTGATGGCCTGGTATCCCGGCGAAGAGGGTGGCACTGCCCTCGCTGATGTCCTTTTTGGAGATGTGAATCCCTCCGGCCGCCTGCCGGTCACATTTTACCGGTCGGTAAAAGACCTTCCTCCTTTCGATGACTACCGCATGCAGGGAAGGACATACCGCTATTTCATAGGTAAACCTGAATTTGAATTTGGCTTTGGGCTGAGCTATACAACATTTGACTATAAGAATGCAAATACCGACAGGACGGAAGTGACCGGAAATGACTTCATCAATCTGAATGTCATCCTGTCAAATTCAGGTAAATATGACGGAGAGGAGGTGATACAGGTCTATGGTAAAAAGATCGATCCTGTTTTTTTCCGGCCTGTGAAAACACTCATCGGATTTCAGCGCGTAAACATCAGGAAAGGGGAAATCAAAGAGGTAGTCATTCCACTGGATATTTCAAAATTATCGTACTGGGATGTTGAAGCTCAGCAATATGCCGTTGAGCCGGGGAAATATGAGGTGCAGATAGGAGCATCCTCAGCCGACATCAGGTTAAGGACTGAGATAAATATCAGGTAA
- a CDS encoding WYL domain-containing protein, producing MPKNKEALIRYRVINRCLLDYSYVTKEQLIAACENALDIHPLGSRTIAGDINAMRYDRHLGYNAPIRYDRIKRAYYYEDPGYSIDALPINSDEMESLKFAAAILNQFKNVELFSKYSGNVQKVIDIVNIRRIEKDKEPLDFIDLEKVPFVKGSEYLEELITMIKAQQVVNIRYQSFYSDHSHTHVIHPYLLKEYRNRWYLVGLHDEFKDIRIYGFDRIMSIEKNMEKDYVASGFSPEEFFRHTIGVFATPPVPSKVLLSFNKPEAQYLITQPLHESQEIIEENDERVIIKLNVALTSELINFIWGWGSAVKVLEPEGLVKTIRDGLEKAFQQYKTE from the coding sequence ATGCCTAAGAACAAGGAAGCACTTATCAGGTACAGGGTCATCAACCGATGTCTCCTCGATTATTCCTATGTCACAAAAGAGCAGCTCATCGCTGCGTGTGAGAATGCGCTTGACATCCATCCGCTTGGCAGCAGGACTATTGCAGGCGATATCAATGCCATGCGCTACGACCGGCACCTAGGCTATAATGCACCCATCCGTTACGACAGGATCAAAAGGGCCTATTATTATGAAGATCCGGGCTATTCCATCGATGCTTTGCCCATCAACAGTGATGAGATGGAATCACTGAAATTTGCCGCAGCCATCCTCAACCAGTTCAAGAATGTTGAGCTGTTCAGCAAATATTCGGGCAATGTGCAGAAGGTCATCGACATTGTAAATATTCGTCGCATAGAGAAGGATAAAGAGCCGCTTGACTTCATTGACCTGGAGAAGGTGCCTTTTGTGAAAGGCAGCGAGTACCTCGAAGAACTGATCACCATGATCAAGGCGCAACAGGTGGTCAACATCCGGTATCAGTCGTTCTATTCTGACCATTCACATACGCATGTCATACATCCCTATTTGCTGAAGGAATACAGGAACCGGTGGTACCTTGTAGGATTGCATGATGAATTTAAGGATATCAGGATTTATGGATTTGACAGGATCATGTCGATTGAAAAAAACATGGAAAAGGATTATGTGGCAAGCGGATTCAGCCCGGAAGAGTTTTTCAGGCACACCATCGGCGTCTTTGCCACACCGCCTGTTCCAAGTAAGGTGTTGCTGTCATTTAATAAACCGGAAGCACAGTATCTCATCACACAGCCGTTGCATGAGTCGCAGGAAATCATTGAAGAGAACGATGAACGGGTGATCATTAAATTAAATGTCGCACTGACGTCGGAACTTATCAATTTTATCTGGGGGTGGGGATCTGCGGTGAAAGTGCTAGAGCCGGAAGGTCTAGTGAAGACCATCCGTGATGGGCTGGAAAAAGCATTCCAACAATACAAAACCGAATAA
- a CDS encoding ATP-binding protein codes for MYTNSKIKDDNLTKNLDNVYLRAENSQLNLSSFKDVKDDLEKLTGLLHCSETQAILFSIIFGKSFHNNWVTIDDIAEFLNCSPIKAAACFNDLLQLQKLRLIRRERDSRMEGLSSLRFYITQDVFEAMFRNDGLKTPDMSNLDVVALLARIREIIEERSNNTLTSIEMEEDIEHMLDANKENNLVRQLDNYKLPPEDKFLLLYMCYEALRGYPEVDLGSASNELFSSTRVKFEMHKALVRGTSLLIKYDLVKLEDGLFRNDRSVLLTKKAMDLLFDEELDIVKKKVQKDLISPDAIEEKRLFFAPALQRDLDDLTRILMREQFCEVQMRLEGYHMHKGVAILFHGDPGTGKTESVYQIAKKTGRPLMMVDISQTKSLWYGESEKRVKGIFDQYASLVNDSEVTPVLVFNEADAVLSHRTENKTSAVDQTENAIQNIILNELDNLNGILIATTNLAGNLDKAFERRFLYKIRFERPSCEAMSAIWKDKVPDLIDEESLFLAGNFPLTGGQIDNVARKYLLRQILNGSAPDIEELAKFCREETLEFTRKIGF; via the coding sequence ATGTATACTAACAGTAAAATTAAGGACGACAATTTAACAAAAAATCTCGACAATGTGTATTTGAGAGCTGAAAATTCACAGCTCAACCTGTCATCATTTAAAGATGTGAAAGATGATCTTGAAAAGTTGACCGGTCTCCTTCATTGCAGTGAAACCCAAGCTATTTTATTTTCGATCATCTTTGGAAAAAGCTTTCATAACAATTGGGTGACCATCGATGATATTGCAGAGTTCCTGAATTGCAGCCCGATAAAAGCTGCTGCATGTTTCAATGATTTGCTTCAGCTTCAGAAATTACGGCTCATCCGCAGGGAAAGAGACAGCCGGATGGAAGGCCTGAGTTCCCTCCGGTTTTACATCACACAGGATGTGTTTGAAGCGATGTTCAGAAACGATGGCCTTAAAACCCCTGACATGAGTAATCTTGACGTTGTTGCGTTACTTGCCCGAATACGTGAAATCATCGAGGAAAGAAGCAATAATACGTTGACTTCAATTGAAATGGAGGAGGATATCGAACACATGCTTGACGCCAACAAAGAAAACAACCTCGTCAGGCAGCTGGATAATTATAAACTCCCGCCTGAAGATAAATTCCTCCTCCTTTATATGTGTTATGAAGCCCTCAGAGGATACCCGGAAGTCGATCTGGGTTCAGCCAGCAACGAACTTTTCAGCAGCACCAGAGTGAAATTTGAGATGCACAAAGCCCTGGTCAGAGGAACAAGCCTGCTGATAAAATACGACCTCGTAAAACTCGAAGACGGATTGTTCCGCAACGACAGAAGCGTGTTACTGACTAAAAAAGCCATGGATTTATTATTTGATGAAGAACTGGATATTGTAAAAAAGAAAGTGCAGAAGGACCTAATCTCTCCTGATGCCATTGAAGAGAAGCGGCTCTTCTTTGCTCCGGCTTTGCAGCGTGACCTGGATGACCTGACGCGTATTCTGATGAGAGAACAGTTTTGTGAAGTACAGATGCGTCTTGAAGGATATCACATGCATAAAGGTGTTGCCATCCTTTTTCACGGAGATCCCGGTACCGGCAAGACTGAATCGGTGTACCAGATCGCAAAGAAAACCGGCCGGCCGCTGATGATGGTCGACATCAGCCAAACCAAAAGCCTGTGGTATGGTGAGTCGGAAAAGCGTGTGAAAGGTATCTTCGACCAGTATGCTTCACTGGTCAACGACAGTGAAGTGACGCCTGTACTTGTCTTCAACGAAGCTGATGCCGTCCTGTCGCACCGCACTGAAAACAAGACCTCAGCCGTGGACCAGACAGAAAATGCCATACAGAACATCATCCTGAATGAACTCGATAACCTCAACGGCATACTGATTGCCACCACCAATCTTGCCGGTAACCTCGATAAAGCCTTTGAACGCCGGTTCCTGTATAAAATCCGGTTTGAGCGGCCTTCGTGTGAAGCCATGTCCGCTATATGGAAAGATAAAGTTCCCGATCTGATAGATGAAGAATCTCTATTTCTTGCCGGCAACTTTCCTCTCACCGGAGGACAGATCGACAACGTAGCCCGGAAATACCTGCTGCGCCAGATACTCAACGGCTCAGCGCCTGATATTGAAGAGCTTGCAAAGTTCTGCCGCGAAGAGACTCTTGAGTTCACCCGAAAGATCGGATTCTGA
- a CDS encoding type II toxin-antitoxin system RelE/ParE family toxin, with product MRTTYVYGNDFWDFYYSLKPEVQNKIDWVIGLVRTLRMVPEKFFKCLEGTDGLFEIKIKLGSDIYRIFCFFDKGNLIILLNGFEKKTDKTPKNEIEKAERLKQKYYEAKSRK from the coding sequence ATGCGGACGACTTATGTTTACGGAAATGATTTTTGGGACTTTTATTACTCTCTAAAGCCAGAAGTTCAAAACAAAATTGATTGGGTAATTGGACTTGTCAGGACATTAAGAATGGTCCCCGAGAAATTTTTCAAGTGCCTTGAAGGGACCGACGGACTTTTTGAAATAAAAATCAAATTAGGCAGCGACATATATCGGATTTTCTGCTTTTTCGACAAAGGAAATTTGATAATCCTGCTTAATGGTTTTGAAAAAAAAACTGACAAAACCCCAAAAAATGAAATTGAAAAAGCAGAACGTTTAAAACAAAAATATTATGAAGCAAAATCAAGGAAATAA
- a CDS encoding helix-turn-helix transcriptional regulator — MKQNQGNNLVSWDDHLDKKYGKVGTPTRDKYEEEFENFKIGVLIQKARKQQNLTQEELAVKCGTTKNYISRIENNASDIRLSTLMRIIREGLGGQLKLSLEL, encoded by the coding sequence ATGAAGCAAAATCAAGGAAATAATCTTGTTTCCTGGGACGACCATTTGGATAAAAAATACGGTAAAGTAGGCACACCGACAAGGGATAAATACGAAGAAGAATTTGAAAATTTTAAAATAGGTGTACTTATTCAAAAAGCCCGGAAACAACAAAACCTGACACAGGAAGAACTTGCTGTAAAATGTGGGACAACAAAAAACTACATTTCAAGGATAGAGAATAATGCCAGCGACATTCGACTTTCGACACTTATGAGAATAATTCGCGAAGGTCTTGGTGGACAACTAAAATTAAGCCTTGAACTTTAG
- a CDS encoding SgcJ/EcaC family oxidoreductase encodes MNKTVLTMILSGLVLVLSIPACTQQSPEEAIRNRVKQYEAAYNAGDADAVAAIYAIDGTHTYALGFTHRGRTEIANGLKEQFAGPMKGTSISITPLHIRAISSQVAVEEASFTFSGLKDANGTTLPAFNGLCLGVYQKDGDQWFAVAVQCMIPPPPPQSE; translated from the coding sequence ATGAACAAAACCGTGCTCACTATGATTCTCAGCGGGTTGGTGCTTGTTTTATCAATTCCAGCATGCACACAACAATCCCCTGAAGAGGCAATCCGAAACCGCGTCAAGCAGTACGAAGCGGCCTATAATGCCGGCGACGCCGATGCCGTTGCTGCCATTTACGCGATTGATGGAACACATACCTACGCCCTTGGTTTTACACACCGCGGTCGGACCGAGATCGCCAACGGTCTCAAAGAGCAGTTTGCTGGACCCATGAAAGGGACAAGCATATCTATCACGCCACTTCACATCCGCGCGATTTCGTCTCAAGTCGCTGTAGAGGAAGCGTCTTTTACTTTCTCTGGTCTAAAAGATGCGAACGGCACGACACTGCCTGCATTCAACGGCCTCTGTCTGGGCGTCTATCAGAAAGACGGTGACCAATGGTTCGCCGTGGCCGTTCAATGCATGATTCCACCACCCCCGCCACAATCTGAATGA
- a CDS encoding DUF2130 domain-containing protein codes for MEEKTIIPCPKCGTEINVSEALYHHLTDKIKKEYDKKSVLQEKEWQDKLADFEVEKTKMSETIRQEVQAKLRNEKSIMEKEIRSHIMDEASEQLKSLREELDIKSGQVKELNKTKADLERLKREKEELREQIAMEKEQEFTSKLKDEKLKIQRQVEEVNLLKIREKEKLIEDLKDQLNEAKRRADQGSMQLQGEIQELELEARLKSLYPYDEINEIKKGQKGADIIQTVRTKQGEVCGKLYYESKRTKTFDYNWLQKLRDDNLEKKADVLILVTEKLPEEIDKYVLKDGVWICSFVEISGLSFVLRYGLIQVHAVTTTQQGMETKMEWLYNYLTGKEFKGQFEAIIEGFVTLRDGYNDEKLKMMKIWKEREKQLTKILVNAVNFYGSLKGIAGASIPDIKMLESSEAKLLDEIK; via the coding sequence ATGGAAGAAAAAACCATTATACCCTGCCCAAAGTGCGGCACGGAAATTAACGTGAGTGAAGCCCTTTATCACCACCTCACCGATAAGATTAAAAAAGAGTACGACAAAAAATCTGTATTACAAGAAAAAGAATGGCAGGATAAACTCGCTGACTTTGAGGTCGAAAAGACGAAGATGAGTGAAACCATCCGCCAGGAGGTTCAGGCTAAACTCCGGAATGAAAAATCCATCATGGAAAAAGAAATCCGCAGCCATATTATGGATGAAGCTTCCGAACAGCTTAAATCACTCCGTGAAGAGCTTGATATTAAATCCGGTCAGGTAAAAGAACTCAATAAGACCAAAGCTGATCTGGAAAGGCTAAAAAGGGAGAAAGAAGAACTACGGGAACAGATTGCAATGGAAAAAGAACAGGAGTTCACCAGCAAATTAAAGGATGAAAAGCTGAAAATCCAACGACAGGTTGAAGAAGTCAATCTGCTTAAAATACGGGAAAAGGAAAAGCTTATCGAAGATCTGAAGGATCAGCTCAATGAGGCAAAACGAAGAGCCGATCAGGGCTCTATGCAGCTTCAGGGCGAGATACAGGAACTCGAGCTTGAAGCAAGGCTTAAATCGCTTTATCCTTATGATGAGATCAACGAGATCAAGAAAGGACAAAAGGGTGCTGATATTATACAAACTGTGCGGACAAAACAGGGAGAAGTGTGCGGCAAGCTCTATTATGAGAGTAAGCGTACCAAAACATTCGATTACAACTGGCTGCAAAAGCTCCGAGACGATAACCTGGAAAAGAAAGCCGATGTGCTCATCCTGGTCACCGAAAAATTGCCTGAAGAAATTGATAAATATGTTTTAAAAGATGGTGTCTGGATATGTTCTTTCGTTGAAATAAGCGGTTTGTCTTTTGTGCTGAGGTACGGACTGATACAGGTACATGCCGTAACAACCACACAGCAGGGTATGGAGACGAAAATGGAGTGGCTGTACAATTACCTGACAGGTAAGGAGTTCAAAGGGCAGTTTGAAGCCATCATCGAAGGTTTTGTGACGCTTCGGGATGGTTACAACGACGAAAAGCTTAAGATGATGAAGATATGGAAGGAGCGCGAGAAGCAATTGACGAAGATCCTTGTGAATGCGGTAAATTTTTATGGATCGCTGAAAGGCATTGCCGGCGCATCGATACCCGATATAAAAATGCTGGAAAGCAGTGAAGCAAAATTGTTGGATGAGATAAAGTAA
- a CDS encoding helix-turn-helix transcriptional regulator: MKTIRDAKTFDELLDIKYGKLGTPKRDEFENRSIAFMIGELLKEARINAKLTQEELASKTGTKKSYISRVENGKIDIQLSTLYRIFEDGLGRQINLSLV; encoded by the coding sequence ATGAAAACAATTCGGGATGCAAAAACATTCGATGAATTATTAGATATAAAATATGGAAAGCTCGGAACACCCAAAAGAGATGAGTTTGAAAACAGATCAATAGCATTCATGATTGGTGAATTATTAAAAGAAGCCAGAATCAACGCCAAACTCACTCAGGAAGAACTTGCAAGTAAAACAGGGACAAAGAAAAGTTATATTTCAAGGGTTGAAAATGGGAAGATTGATATTCAATTATCTACTCTTTATCGAATCTTTGAAGATGGATTAGGACGACAGATAAATCTGTCATTAGTATAA
- a CDS encoding DUF6508 domain-containing protein, producing the protein MVSEANFEQHLKSIPESDWEKMFNLISVIQATEKFGTPVEAKQINDGYWQMPYSIPSKVVSNFFDIVHEIRIVVPFNWIEWAEGREAMRANFNYDDVSVSFLCKLITAIVRNDRFCEGVLEHAFEDRIIERILIALRDKVRKGDFS; encoded by the coding sequence ATGGTTAGCGAAGCAAACTTTGAGCAACATTTAAAATCTATCCCTGAATCGGATTGGGAAAAGATGTTTAACTTAATTTCTGTCATTCAGGCGACAGAGAAATTCGGAACTCCAGTGGAAGCTAAACAAATTAATGATGGTTATTGGCAGATGCCATATTCGATACCCTCAAAAGTAGTAAGTAACTTTTTTGACATTGTTCATGAGATAAGAATTGTTGTGCCATTTAATTGGATTGAATGGGCCGAAGGAAGAGAAGCCATGAGGGCGAATTTTAATTATGATGATGTCAGTGTATCTTTTTTGTGCAAGTTGATAACTGCAATCGTTCGAAATGACAGGTTTTGTGAAGGAGTATTAGAACATGCTTTTGAGGACAGAATAATCGAAAGGATCTTAATCGCGTTAAGAGATAAAGTCAGGAAGGGAGATTTTTCTTGA
- the istA gene encoding IS21 family transposase, translating to METKQEIIRRYFREYDSIRKISRDLQISRITVKKQLLEYVIAKQTSATGVDQKAMQDYLSSPPQYDIRNRSRRKLTSEIEKLIIEQLEENRRKRQEGLRKQVKRKVDIWEFILSQGQQIGYTTVCNYIREKELRQCEAYIKQTYLAGEECEFDWAEVKLVISGVRKRLYLAVFTSAYSNYRYCRLYHRQDTLAFMEAHNDFFAHTGGVYQEMVYDNMRVTVREFVGRSEKAPTEALINLSGWFQYRWRFCNVRRGNEKGHVERSVEYVRRKAFSHNDIFDSLELAQTHLQQTCDHLNALCGSTGKTPMEGFLQERASLWKYPGAMDCFLTHDLKVDKYATICFGTNRYSVPDHLVGRMVQVKVYANELKVYYGHQLVYRHDRNYGQHQWIICLDHYLLTLSRKPGALHGSVALRQAPLPVRTVYSNWFPHQPRDFIYLMQFCQEHQVDHQRLLDTAMYVNGICAGDVTGEKIMALLGNQPEAFHSHKSDQVRDEIEKFANRQLEEITGLITANVEAVI from the coding sequence ATGGAAACCAAACAAGAGATTATCAGGCGGTATTTTCGCGAGTATGACAGCATACGGAAGATATCGCGCGATCTACAGATCAGTCGCATCACAGTAAAGAAACAGCTTTTAGAATATGTGATAGCAAAGCAGACATCCGCCACTGGTGTTGATCAGAAGGCAATGCAAGATTATTTGAGTAGCCCACCACAGTATGATATCCGGAACCGGAGCCGGCGTAAGCTAACCTCAGAGATTGAGAAGCTGATCATTGAGCAGTTGGAAGAGAACCGGCGCAAGCGGCAGGAAGGATTGCGCAAGCAGGTTAAACGCAAGGTCGATATCTGGGAGTTTATCCTGAGCCAGGGGCAACAGATCGGCTACACCACCGTATGCAATTATATCCGTGAAAAGGAGTTACGGCAGTGTGAGGCATACATTAAACAAACTTATCTTGCAGGGGAGGAGTGCGAGTTTGACTGGGCGGAAGTCAAGCTGGTCATCAGTGGTGTCCGCAAGCGGTTATACCTGGCAGTGTTCACCTCGGCATACAGCAATTACCGTTACTGCCGGTTGTACCATCGGCAGGACACCCTGGCCTTTATGGAAGCCCATAATGATTTTTTTGCACACACCGGCGGGGTTTATCAGGAGATGGTTTACGACAATATGCGAGTGACAGTAAGGGAGTTTGTAGGGCGAAGTGAGAAAGCTCCTACAGAGGCCCTGATAAACCTTTCAGGCTGGTTTCAGTACCGTTGGCGTTTTTGCAACGTGCGAAGGGGCAATGAGAAGGGGCACGTTGAGCGAAGCGTTGAATACGTTCGCCGTAAAGCCTTCAGCCATAATGATATATTTGATTCACTGGAACTGGCCCAAACCCACCTTCAACAAACCTGTGATCATCTCAATGCGTTGTGTGGTTCCACGGGTAAGACCCCGATGGAAGGGTTCCTCCAGGAGCGTGCTTCGCTGTGGAAATATCCCGGGGCGATGGATTGCTTTTTGACGCATGATCTGAAAGTGGATAAATATGCCACAATTTGCTTTGGAACCAACCGCTATTCTGTACCGGATCATTTGGTCGGGCGGATGGTGCAGGTGAAGGTTTACGCTAACGAGCTGAAGGTCTATTACGGTCATCAGCTTGTCTATCGCCACGATCGCAATTACGGTCAGCATCAGTGGATCATCTGTTTAGATCATTATCTGTTGACCCTTTCACGCAAGCCGGGAGCATTACATGGGTCTGTCGCTCTTCGACAGGCTCCCCTGCCTGTACGAACGGTATACAGCAATTGGTTTCCTCATCAACCCCGGGATTTTATCTATCTGATGCAATTTTGCCAGGAACACCAGGTAGATCATCAGCGGCTTCTGGATACGGCCATGTATGTAAACGGGATTTGTGCCGGCGATGTCACAGGGGAGAAGATCATGGCCCTGCTGGGCAACCAACCTGAAGCCTTTCACTCCCACAAGAGTGACCAGGTACGGGATGAGATAGAGAAGTTTGCCAACCGGCAGTTGGAAGAGATCACTGGTTTGATTACCGCAAACGTGGAGGCAGTAATATGA
- the istB gene encoding IS21-like element helper ATPase IstB, producing MNAREINQQIEQLSRQLRLPAIRREFESVAIEATREKFSYEHYLLRLMESEYATRMENRRKAQLRQAGFVQYKYLHDIQWEDLPEDAASKLPILERLDFIKAGQNIIFSGNPGTGKTHLATGLGILACQQGYKVLFTTVPRLLTQIRESRSQKLLRTLENRFEKFDLVICDEFGYISFDKEGAELLFSHLSLRCGRKSTIITTNLSFDRWKEIFGDPVLTAAMVDRLTHRAYMVNMNGKSFRVKETKQMMEK from the coding sequence ATGAACGCCAGGGAGATAAACCAACAGATTGAACAGCTCAGCCGACAGCTGAGACTGCCAGCTATCCGCAGGGAATTTGAGTCGGTGGCCATTGAGGCCACGCGGGAAAAGTTTTCCTATGAACATTACCTGCTGCGGCTGATGGAGAGTGAATATGCCACCCGAATGGAGAACCGCCGGAAAGCGCAGCTTCGTCAGGCAGGTTTTGTCCAATACAAATATCTGCATGATATTCAATGGGAAGACCTCCCGGAAGACGCAGCCTCAAAGTTGCCCATCCTGGAACGGCTGGACTTCATCAAGGCGGGTCAGAACATTATCTTCTCAGGTAATCCCGGTACCGGTAAAACACATCTTGCCACAGGCCTGGGTATTTTGGCCTGTCAGCAGGGATATAAAGTGTTGTTTACCACCGTTCCGCGTCTTCTGACCCAGATACGCGAAAGCCGTTCGCAAAAGCTGCTCCGAACGCTTGAAAATCGTTTTGAGAAGTTCGACCTGGTCATCTGCGACGAGTTTGGGTATATCTCCTTTGACAAAGAAGGCGCAGAACTGTTGTTCAGCCATTTATCGCTGCGATGTGGGCGCAAATCGACCATCATCACTACCAACCTGTCGTTCGACCGCTGGAAGGAAATTTTTGGCGATCCTGTTCTTACGGCAGCCATGGTCGACCGCCTTACACACCGGGCGTATATGGTGAACATGAACGGAAAGTCTTTCAGAGTAAAAGAAACTAAACAAATGATGGAAAAATGA